In one Nicotiana tomentosiformis chromosome 6, ASM39032v3, whole genome shotgun sequence genomic region, the following are encoded:
- the LOC104112875 gene encoding uncharacterized protein, translating to MVSLETTTRSIEPKPSPRISFSADFLDEKNFISISPNSQAEKTCEKEINAAEFEFLSSNFTSGNMTTADELIFDGKLLPYWQMHHAEKLNKISLKTEEIMTETEVKSKEEMNRPAIWFIDEDPSPRPPTCNVLWKELLRLKKQKQRPSSLSPSSSSSSSSNSNSEISTTDESKEKHVNKIKKRLERSRSATTSVRPLINVPICTQAKNNALPPLFSLKKGRVER from the coding sequence ATGGTGTCCTTAGAAACTACCACTAGATCTATTGAGCCGAAACCGAGTCCCCGTATTTCGTTCTCTGCAGACTTTCTTGATGAGAAAAACTTCATATCTATAAGTCCAAATTCTCAAGCAGAGAAAACATGCGAAAAGGAGATTAATGCAGCTGAATTTGAGTTCCTATCCAGCAATTTTACAAGCGGAAACATGACTACAGCGGATGAGCTAATATTTGATGGTAAGCTACTTCCCTATTGGCAAATGCACCATGCTGAAAAACTCAACAAGATTAGTCTCAAAACAGAAGAAATAATGACTGAAACTGAGGTGAAAAGTAAAGAAGAGATGAATAGGCCAGCAATTTGGTTTATTGATGAGGATCCATCTCCTAGGCCACCAACATGTAACGTTTTGTGGAAAGAGTTATTGAGATTGAAAAAGCAAAAGCAGAGACCTTCCTCTTTATCaccgtcttcttcttcttcatcttcttcgaaCTCGAATtctgaaatttctacaacagatgAAAGCAAAGAGAAGCATGTGAACAAGATTAAGAAAAGGTTGGAGAGATCTAGATCAGCAACTACAAGTGTAAGACCTTTGATTAATGTGCCAATTTGCACACAGGCTAAAAACAATGCACTACCACCTCTTTTTTCCCTTAAGAAAGGAAGAGTAGAGAGGTGA
- the LOC104089987 gene encoding 2-hydroxyisoflavanone dehydratase-like translates to MDFDGNEVVIDLSPVIRVYKDGHVERLFGSPYVPPSPEDSVTGVSSKDLTISSDLKARIYHPKLSITTSNNQKLPILVYYHGGGFCVGSTFSFLSQRYLNLLVSEANIVTVSVQYSLAPEHPLSVIYDDSWTALQWVTAHVLENPGIKKEPWLIDHGDFKKIFVGGDSAGGNIAHNVVLRAGVEGLNGGVKILGGILSFPYFLSSTENRGDSLLSKIWVFVNPSAENGIDDPKINPFVEKAPSLTELGCSRLLVCVAEKDELRNLGIRYAEVVKKCGWKGEVEVVEVEGEGHCFQILNPDGEKAKHLIKRIAEFIKQ, encoded by the coding sequence ATGGATTTCGACGGCAATGAGGTGGTAATCGATCTTTCTCCGGTCATCCGCGTCTACAAAGACGGCCACGTGGAACGTCTCTTTGGTTCACCATATGTTCCGCCGTCACCGGAAGACTCCGTTACCGGTGTTTCCTCCAAAGACCTCACCATTTCATCAGACCTCAAAGCCAGAATCTATCACCCAAAGCTCTCAATTACCACTTCTAATAATCAGAAGCTCCCAATCTTAGTGTATTATCACGGCGGCGGCTTTTGTGTGGGGTCCACTTTCTCTTTCCTCTCCCAACGTTACCTTAACCTCTTAGTTTCTGAAGCTAACATTGTTACCGTTTCTGTACAGTACAGTCTTGCTCCTGAGCATCCTTTGTCTGTAATTTACGATGATTCTTGGACAGCTCTTCAATGGGTCACTGCCCATGTTCTTGAAAACCCAGGAATTAAAAAAGAACCATGGTTAATTGACCATGGAGATTTCAAGAAAATCTTCGTCGGCGGCGACAGTGCCGGCGGCAACATAGCTCATAACGTGGTTCTTAGAGCTGGTGTTGAGGGGTTAAATGGTGGTGTTAAGATCTTGGGTGGGATTCtttcttttccttattttctGTCGTCGACCGAAAACAGGGGAGATAGTTTGTTAAGTAAGATTTGGGTGTTTGTAAATCCATCAGCTGAGAATGGTATTGATGATCCAAAGATCAATCCTTTTGTTGAAAAAGCTCCGAGCTTGACAGAGCTAGGATGTTCGAGGCTGTTGGTTTGTGTAGCAGAGAAAGATGAGCTGAGAAATTTGGGAATTCGCTATGCTGAAGTTGTGAAAAAATGTGGGTGGAAAGGAGAAGTAGAGGTGGTTGAAGTTGAAGGAGAAGGTCATTGCTTTCAGATTTTGAATCCTGACGGTGAGAAAGCCAAACATCTCATCAAGCGTATTGCTGAATTTATCAAACAGTGA